A portion of the Symphalangus syndactylus isolate Jambi chromosome 13, NHGRI_mSymSyn1-v2.1_pri, whole genome shotgun sequence genome contains these proteins:
- the GPR108 gene encoding protein GPR108 isoform X7 translates to MIREKNPDGFLSAAEMPLFKLYMVMSACFLAAGIFWVSILCRNTYSVFKIHWLMAALAFTKSISLLFHSINYYFINSQGHPIEGLAVMYYIAHLLKGALLFITIALIGSGWAFIKYVLSDKEKRVFGIVIPMQVLANVAYIVIESREEGASDYVLWKEILFLVDLICCGAILFPVVWSIRHLQDASGTDGKVAVNLAKLKLFRHYYVMVICYVYFTRIIAILLQVAVPFQWQWLYQLLVEGSTLAFFVLTGYKFQPTGNNPYLQLSQEDEEDVQMEQIMTDSGFREGLSNVNKTASGRELL, encoded by the exons ATGATCCGGGAGAAGAACCCCGATGGCTTCCTGTCGGCGGCGGAGATGCCCCTTTTCAAGCTCTACATGGTCATGTCCGCCTGCTTCCTGGCCGCCGGCATCTTCTGGGTGTCCATCCTCTGCAGGAACAC GTACAGCGTCTTCAAGATCCACTGGCTCATGGCGGCCTTGGCCTTCACAAAGAGCATCTCTCTCCTCTTCCACAGC ATCAACTACTACTTCATCAACAGCCAGGGCCACCCCATCGAAGGCCTTGCCGTCATGTACTACATCGCACACCT GCTGAAGGGCGCCCTCCTCTTCATCACCATCGCTCTGATCGGCTCAGGCTGGGCCTTCATCAAGTACGTCCTGTCGGATAAGGAGAAGAGGGTCTTTGGGATCGTGATCCCCATGCAG GTCCTGGCCAACGTGGCCTACATCGTCATCGAGTCCCGCGAGGAGGGCGCCAGCGACTATGTGCTGTGGAAGGAGATTTTGTTCCTGGTGGACCTCATCTGCTGCGGCGCCATCCTGTTCCCCGTAGTCTG GTCCATCCGGCATCTCCAGGACGCGTCTGGCACAGACGGGAAGG TGGCGGTGAACCTGGCCAAGCTGAAGCTGTTCCGGCATTACTATGTCATG GTCATCTGCTACGTCTACTTCACCCGCATCATCGCCATCCTGCTGCAGGTGGCTGTGCCCTTTCAGTGGCAGTGGCTGTACCAG CTCTTGGTGGAGGGCTCCACCCTGGCCTTCTTCGTGCTCACGGGCTACAAGTTCCAGCCCACAGGGAACAACCCGTACCTGCAGCTGTCCCAGGAGGACGAGGAGGATGTTCAGATGGAGCAAAT AATGACGGACTCTGGGTTCCGGGAAGGCCTCTCCAACGTCAACAAAACAGCCAGCGGGCGGGAACTGTTATGA